A single region of the Thermodesulfatator indicus DSM 15286 genome encodes:
- the rseP gene encoding RIP metalloprotease RseP has protein sequence MHTAIAVIIVLGVLIFFHEFGHFLMARMLGVRVLVFSLGFGPKIFAWVRNGTEYRLSAIPLGGYVKLLGESPADELSPEEIKYSFSHKPLKDRALIVLAGPIANFVLAWIFFVLVFTFQGKPVYIPEVGQVLPNSPAAQAGLKPGDLIVAIDGKPIKTWEELSEIIKIATAKPLKLTIKRGEQEITLVVKPEIREAKNLFGETIRTPMIGIVSAGKAIYQKVAPHKALVEGLLMVVALIKLTLISILKLIERVLPLSTLGGPIFIAQLAGEQAQAGVWALMSFMAILSVNLGVLNLLPIPMLDGGHLFMYAIEAVIRRPIPDKVKELAMRVGLALLLLLMAVVFYNDIMRILGRNG, from the coding sequence GCCCGTATGTTAGGTGTAAGGGTCCTCGTTTTCTCCCTTGGTTTTGGGCCTAAAATTTTTGCCTGGGTTAGAAACGGTACTGAATATCGTTTATCGGCTATTCCTCTTGGCGGTTATGTAAAGCTTTTAGGAGAAAGTCCTGCCGACGAATTATCCCCTGAAGAAATCAAATATTCGTTTTCTCATAAACCTTTGAAAGACCGGGCCCTGATAGTTCTGGCCGGTCCTATAGCTAATTTTGTTCTGGCCTGGATATTTTTTGTTTTAGTTTTTACCTTTCAGGGAAAACCAGTTTATATTCCGGAAGTGGGTCAAGTGCTTCCTAATAGTCCAGCAGCGCAAGCAGGTTTAAAACCAGGTGATTTAATCGTGGCTATTGACGGAAAGCCCATTAAAACATGGGAAGAATTGAGTGAAATAATCAAAATAGCAACTGCTAAACCCCTAAAACTTACTATCAAAAGAGGAGAGCAAGAGATAACCCTGGTAGTAAAACCTGAAATAAGAGAGGCCAAAAACCTCTTTGGTGAGACAATAAGAACCCCCATGATCGGCATTGTCTCCGCCGGGAAAGCTATTTATCAGAAAGTAGCGCCACATAAAGCTTTGGTAGAAGGCCTGCTAATGGTTGTCGCTCTCATCAAACTCACTTTAATATCAATCTTAAAACTCATAGAACGGGTGCTACCCTTATCTACCCTTGGTGGGCCCATTTTTATTGCTCAACTAGCTGGTGAACAAGCTCAGGCCGGGGTTTGGGCCCTTATGTCTTTTATGGCCATTCTTTCGGTAAATTTGGGCGTACTTAACCTATTGCCTATCCCTATGTTAGACGGCGGGCATCTTTTTATGTACGCCATTGAAGCCGTCATAAGACGCCCCATACCTGACAAAGTCAAAGAATTGGCCATGAGAGTGGGGCTAGCTCTTCTCCTTCTTCTTATGGCGGTGGTGTTTTATAATGACATAATGCGCATTTTGGGGAGAAACGGTTAA
- a CDS encoding phenylacetate--CoA ligase family protein — MKPDNAVEYLSQEGWRQWHLELLQSTINRVYHRVPFYRKLMDMHNISPDDIKSLEDMKKLPFTTREHLEENYPYDLFAVPLRDIVRLHTFPGPRTPIVKGFTLRDLSAVRRLTARFLATSGVTSEDIVLICLDPGMSVWISEIKEGAEELGASVIPPDPQSVKNRLKVMRDFRASVLITTPSYALYLTGIMQQEGIAPPKSLRLIVFVGEGIEDEERMRLEQVLGVSTRLGYGVTEAVGPGMGYECDEKNGYHLATDYFIPEIIDPETGEDVPPGEIGELVITTVAVKANPLIRFRTGDMTRFIPEPCPCGRTTPRISPIQAQADGRVSVRGIKISLAYIENLLEEAYGHVPEYVLCIQKKNYLERLSLWVAINEKLFEPSILGLHEVAAKFERLFAETFGLNCRLKLVEKDHLKEVSKGKKIVYL; from the coding sequence ATGAAACCTGATAATGCCGTTGAATATTTGTCTCAGGAAGGCTGGCGTCAATGGCATCTTGAATTACTGCAAAGTACTATTAATCGTGTTTATCACCGCGTGCCTTTTTATCGCAAGTTGATGGATATGCACAATATCTCTCCTGATGACATAAAAAGCCTTGAAGACATGAAAAAACTTCCCTTTACCACCAGAGAACACCTGGAAGAAAACTATCCCTATGATTTGTTTGCCGTGCCTTTGCGAGACATCGTGAGGCTTCATACTTTCCCCGGCCCGCGTACGCCTATTGTAAAGGGCTTCACTTTAAGAGATCTCTCGGCGGTGAGGCGTCTTACCGCTAGGTTTCTAGCCACAAGTGGAGTAACTTCTGAAGATATTGTTTTGATTTGTCTTGATCCGGGAATGTCCGTATGGATTTCAGAGATCAAAGAAGGCGCTGAGGAACTCGGGGCTTCGGTTATCCCGCCTGATCCCCAAAGCGTAAAAAATCGCCTAAAAGTGATGAGAGATTTTAGGGCTTCCGTGCTCATAACTACACCTTCATACGCCCTTTATCTGACAGGTATTATGCAACAAGAAGGTATAGCTCCTCCTAAAAGTCTTCGTCTCATCGTATTTGTAGGGGAAGGAATTGAAGATGAAGAAAGAATGCGTCTGGAACAGGTCCTGGGAGTTTCGACTCGGTTAGGTTACGGAGTAACTGAGGCAGTCGGCCCAGGCATGGGTTATGAATGTGACGAGAAAAACGGATACCACCTGGCCACTGATTACTTCATTCCCGAAATAATTGATCCAGAAACAGGAGAAGATGTGCCCCCAGGAGAGATAGGTGAGCTTGTGATCACCACCGTAGCGGTAAAGGCTAATCCTCTTATTAGATTTCGCACCGGAGACATGACGCGCTTTATCCCAGAGCCCTGCCCTTGTGGGCGCACTACCCCGCGCATTTCGCCGATACAGGCCCAAGCAGATGGTCGGGTTTCCGTGCGGGGGATAAAAATTTCTCTAGCTTATATAGAAAATCTTTTGGAGGAAGCCTATGGCCACGTGCCAGAATATGTTCTTTGTATCCAAAAGAAAAATTATCTGGAAAGGCTTTCCCTTTGGGTGGCCATAAATGAGAAACTCTTTGAACCAAGCATCCTCGGGCTTCACGAAGTAGCGGCCAAATTTGAAAGGCTTTTTGCCGAGACTTTTGGCCTAAACTGTCGTTTAAAACTGGTGGAAAAGGACCATCTTAAAGAAGTATCTAAGGGGAAAAAGATAGTTTATTTATAG